One region of Quercus lobata isolate SW786 chromosome 2, ValleyOak3.0 Primary Assembly, whole genome shotgun sequence genomic DNA includes:
- the LOC115974191 gene encoding UDP-glucuronate:xylan alpha-glucuronosyltransferase 2-like isoform X1, with translation MEGLGLQKLMKATPKALVKINLVFLALFLVVYAALLLRPNSSLYFENAGSLVRCSLRECHHKVDTLKMKVVLEETQANSQKPKGNLSELEMPNFLSKMGKGMKIGMVNMDHRDVSKWSTHTETIPIKFERVSELFEWKDLFPEWIDEEEDTDVATCPEIPMPDHRIYDNLDMIVAILPCKFPEEGWAREVFRLQVHLIVANLAVKKGKKDWYSRTKVGLLSKCRPMMELFRCEDLVKQEGDWWFFEPEMGRLEQKVSLPIGSCKLALPLWGQGIHEIYDLSKIQSSTITPKKEAYATVLHSTEAYVCGAITLAQSLIKTGTKRDLLMLIDNSISISKRNALVAAGWTLRIIERIRNPRAENGTYNEYNYSKFRLWQLTDYDKVIFIDSDILVLRNLDLLFHFPQMTATGNDVSIFNSGIMVIEPSNCTFRVFIDRTKDIISYNGGDQGFLNEVFVWWHRLPRRVNYLKNFWANTTLEATVKNHLFGADPPQVYSIHYLGLKPWLCYRDYDCNWDIGDQRVYASDVAHQRWWKFHDDMDEGLQKFCGLTEQRRIELDWDRMKARKMGLADKHWGIKITDPRRKHLIT, from the exons ATGGAAGGACTTGGTCTTCAAAAGCTTATGAAGGCCACTCCAAAGGCTTTGGTTAAGATCAATTTGGTCTTCCTTGCTTTATTTCTGGTTGTTTACGCAGCTCTTCTTCTCCGGCCAAATTCTTCACTCTATTTTGAGAATGCAGGCTCGCTTGTTAGGTGTTCATTGCGCGAGTGCCATCACAAG GTGGACACTCTTAAAATGAAGGTGGTGTTGGAGGAGACTCAAGCCAATTCACAAAAGCCCAAGGGAAACCTGAGTGAGCTAGAAATGCCAAACTTCTTGAGTAAAATGGGGAAAGGAATGAAGATTGGAATGGTCAACATGGATCACAGAGATGTGAGTAAATGGAGCACACACACTGAAACTATACCAATCAAATTTGAAAGGGTCTCAGAGTTATTTGAATGGAAAGATCTGTTCCCTGAATGGATAGATGAAGAGGAAGACACAGACGTGGCAACATGTCCCGAGATACCAATGCCAGATCATAGAATCTATGACAATTTGGACATGATAGTAGCTATACTGCCATGCAAGTTTCCAGAAGAGGGCTGGGCAAGAGAGGTGTTCAGACTCCAAGTCCATCTTATTGTGGCAAATTTGGCTgtaaaaaaagggaagaaggattGGTATAGTAGGACAAAGGTTGGGCTATTGAGCAAGTGTAGGCCAATGATGGAGTTGTTTAGATGTGAGGATTTGGTAAAACAAGAAGGTGATTGGTGGTTTTTTGAGCCAGAGATGGGGAGGTTGGAGCAGAAAGTTTCATTGCCTATTGGGTCTTGCAAATTAGCTCTACCCCTATGGGGACAAG GTATCCACGAAATCTACGACCTCTCCAAGATCCAAAGCTCTACAAtaacaccaaaaaaagaagcctATGCCACTGTTCTTCATTCCACAGAAGCCTATGTTTGTGGTGCCATAACCTTAGCCCAAAGCCTCATCAAAACTGGAACCAAGCGTGACCTACTCATGCTCATAGACAACTCCATCTCTATATCCAAACGCAATGCCCTCGTCGCTGCCGGGTGGACTCTCCGAATCATCGAACGAATCAGAAACCCTAGAGCCGAAAATGGCACGTACAATGAGTACAACTACAGCAAGTTCCGACTTTGGCAACTCACTGACTATGACAAAGTCATATTCATCGATTCAGACATCCTCGTACTACGTAACCTTGACTTGTTATTCCATTTTCCTCAAATGACAGCCACTGGCAACGATGTTTCGATCTTCAATTCCGGCATCATGGTCATTGAGCCTTCGAATTGCACGTTTCGAGTTTTCATAGACCGTACAAAGGACATAATTTCGTACAATGGTGGTGACCAAGGTTTCCTTAACGAGGTCTTCGTGTGGTGGCATCGTTTGCCGAGGAGAGTGAACTACTTGAAGAACTTTTGGGCTAACACAACGTTGGAAGCGACCGTGAAGAACCATTTGTTTGGAGCTGACCCACCACAAGTTTATTCTATACATTATTTAGGGTTGAAGCCATGGCTTTGTTACAGGGACTATGATTGTAACTGGGACATTGGGGACCAACGTGTTTATGCAAGCGATGTGGCACACCAAAGGTGGTGGAAATTTCACGATGATATGGATGAAGGGTTGCAAAAGTTTTGTGGGTTAACGGAACAAAGGAGGATTGAGTTGGATTGGGATAGAATGAAAGCTAGAAAGATGGGTTTGGCTGATAAGCATTGGGGGATTAAAATTACAGATCCTAGACGAAAGCATTTGATTACATAG
- the LOC115974191 gene encoding UDP-glucuronate:xylan alpha-glucuronosyltransferase 2-like isoform X2 produces MKVVLEETQANSQKPKGNLSELEMPNFLSKMGKGMKIGMVNMDHRDVSKWSTHTETIPIKFERVSELFEWKDLFPEWIDEEEDTDVATCPEIPMPDHRIYDNLDMIVAILPCKFPEEGWAREVFRLQVHLIVANLAVKKGKKDWYSRTKVGLLSKCRPMMELFRCEDLVKQEGDWWFFEPEMGRLEQKVSLPIGSCKLALPLWGQGIHEIYDLSKIQSSTITPKKEAYATVLHSTEAYVCGAITLAQSLIKTGTKRDLLMLIDNSISISKRNALVAAGWTLRIIERIRNPRAENGTYNEYNYSKFRLWQLTDYDKVIFIDSDILVLRNLDLLFHFPQMTATGNDVSIFNSGIMVIEPSNCTFRVFIDRTKDIISYNGGDQGFLNEVFVWWHRLPRRVNYLKNFWANTTLEATVKNHLFGADPPQVYSIHYLGLKPWLCYRDYDCNWDIGDQRVYASDVAHQRWWKFHDDMDEGLQKFCGLTEQRRIELDWDRMKARKMGLADKHWGIKITDPRRKHLIT; encoded by the exons ATGAAGGTGGTGTTGGAGGAGACTCAAGCCAATTCACAAAAGCCCAAGGGAAACCTGAGTGAGCTAGAAATGCCAAACTTCTTGAGTAAAATGGGGAAAGGAATGAAGATTGGAATGGTCAACATGGATCACAGAGATGTGAGTAAATGGAGCACACACACTGAAACTATACCAATCAAATTTGAAAGGGTCTCAGAGTTATTTGAATGGAAAGATCTGTTCCCTGAATGGATAGATGAAGAGGAAGACACAGACGTGGCAACATGTCCCGAGATACCAATGCCAGATCATAGAATCTATGACAATTTGGACATGATAGTAGCTATACTGCCATGCAAGTTTCCAGAAGAGGGCTGGGCAAGAGAGGTGTTCAGACTCCAAGTCCATCTTATTGTGGCAAATTTGGCTgtaaaaaaagggaagaaggattGGTATAGTAGGACAAAGGTTGGGCTATTGAGCAAGTGTAGGCCAATGATGGAGTTGTTTAGATGTGAGGATTTGGTAAAACAAGAAGGTGATTGGTGGTTTTTTGAGCCAGAGATGGGGAGGTTGGAGCAGAAAGTTTCATTGCCTATTGGGTCTTGCAAATTAGCTCTACCCCTATGGGGACAAG GTATCCACGAAATCTACGACCTCTCCAAGATCCAAAGCTCTACAAtaacaccaaaaaaagaagcctATGCCACTGTTCTTCATTCCACAGAAGCCTATGTTTGTGGTGCCATAACCTTAGCCCAAAGCCTCATCAAAACTGGAACCAAGCGTGACCTACTCATGCTCATAGACAACTCCATCTCTATATCCAAACGCAATGCCCTCGTCGCTGCCGGGTGGACTCTCCGAATCATCGAACGAATCAGAAACCCTAGAGCCGAAAATGGCACGTACAATGAGTACAACTACAGCAAGTTCCGACTTTGGCAACTCACTGACTATGACAAAGTCATATTCATCGATTCAGACATCCTCGTACTACGTAACCTTGACTTGTTATTCCATTTTCCTCAAATGACAGCCACTGGCAACGATGTTTCGATCTTCAATTCCGGCATCATGGTCATTGAGCCTTCGAATTGCACGTTTCGAGTTTTCATAGACCGTACAAAGGACATAATTTCGTACAATGGTGGTGACCAAGGTTTCCTTAACGAGGTCTTCGTGTGGTGGCATCGTTTGCCGAGGAGAGTGAACTACTTGAAGAACTTTTGGGCTAACACAACGTTGGAAGCGACCGTGAAGAACCATTTGTTTGGAGCTGACCCACCACAAGTTTATTCTATACATTATTTAGGGTTGAAGCCATGGCTTTGTTACAGGGACTATGATTGTAACTGGGACATTGGGGACCAACGTGTTTATGCAAGCGATGTGGCACACCAAAGGTGGTGGAAATTTCACGATGATATGGATGAAGGGTTGCAAAAGTTTTGTGGGTTAACGGAACAAAGGAGGATTGAGTTGGATTGGGATAGAATGAAAGCTAGAAAGATGGGTTTGGCTGATAAGCATTGGGGGATTAAAATTACAGATCCTAGACGAAAGCATTTGATTACATAG
- the LOC115974192 gene encoding protein TIC 22, chloroplastic-like yields MEPQKPEPFVGPTNPLLSLSTFIHQHCLRLGADIAARFDDTKRLAGTLAAAHWPPPNRRVRPAHPPPLPFASISQPKQAVAAGLSSEHVAKTLAGTAVYTVSNSNNEFVLISDPNGVKSIGLLCFRQEDAEAFLAQVRTRKRQLRSDAKVVPITLDQVYLLKVEGIAFRFLPDPVQIKNALEIKSADGRSGFDGVPVFQSDLLVVKKKNKRYCPVYFTKEDIEKELSKVSRASRGPALSQHIMVGSLEDVLRKMEVSEKNLGWEDLIFIPPGKSHSQHIQEVLKVR; encoded by the exons ATGGAGCCCCAAAAACCCGAACCCTTTGTAGGGCCCACAAATCCGCTCCTCTCACTCTCCACCTTCATCCACCAACACTGCCTCCGCCTCGGCGCCGACATCGCCGCTCGCTTCGACGACACCAAGCGACTCGCCGGAACCCTAGCCGCCGCGCACTGGCCACCGCCAAACAGGCGTGTCCGCCCGGCGCATCCTCCGCCTCTTCCGTTCGCTTCGATTTCGCAGCCCAAGCAAGCCGTAGCCGCCGGATTGAGCTCCGAACACGTGGCCAAAACCCTAGCCGGCACGGCGGTGTACACGGTCAGCAATTCGAACAATGAGTTCGTGCTCATCTCCGATCCTAATGGCGTTAAGTCCATTGGCTTGCTTTGCTTTCGCCAGGAAGACGCCGAGGCCTTCCTTGCTCAA GTTAGGACGCGAAAGAGACAATTACGCAGTGATGCAAAGGTGGTTCCAATTACACTTGACCAG GTGTATTTGTTAAAGGTTGAAGGAATTGCATTTCGGTTTTTGCCTGATCCAGTTCAAATAAAGAATGCACTAGAG ATCAAATCTGCTGATGGGAGGAGCGGGTTTGATGGAGTTCCTGTTTTTCAG TCAGACCTTCTggttgtgaagaagaaaaacaagcGTTACTGCCCTGTATATTTTACAAAG GAGGATATAGAAAAAGAACTGTCAAAGGTCTCTAGGGCATCAAGAGGACCAGCACTTTCGCAACATATTATG GTTGGTAGCTTGGAAgatgttttgagaaaaatggAG GTGAGTGAAAAGAACTTGGGTTGGgaagatttgatttttattccaCCTGGCAAGAGCCACTCTCAACACATTCAAGAAGTGCTTAAAGTAAGATGA